A single region of the Gorilla gorilla gorilla isolate KB3781 chromosome 1, NHGRI_mGorGor1-v2.1_pri, whole genome shotgun sequence genome encodes:
- the LOC101146552 gene encoding PRAME family member 15-like: MKMSIRTPPRLLELAGRSLLRDQALAMSTLEELPTELFPPLFMEAFSRKHCEALKLMVQAWPFRRLPLRPLIKMPCLEAFHAVLDGLDALLTQGVRPRRWKLQVLDLQDVCENFWMVWSEAMAHGCFLNAKRNKKAVQDCPRMRGQQPLTVFVELWLKNRTLDEYLTYLLLWVKQRRDLLHLCCKKLKILGMPFRNIRSILKMVNLDCIQEVEVNCRWKLPILTQFTPYLGHMRNLQKLVLSHMGFSRYVSPEQKKEIVTQFTTQFLKLRCLQKLYMNSVSFLEGHLDQLLSCLKTSLKVLTITNCVLLESDLKHLSQCPSISQLKTLDLSGIRLTNYSLVPLQILLEKVAATLEYLDLDDCGIIDSQVNAILPALSRCFELNTFSFCGNPICMATLENLLSHTIILKNLCMELYPAPRESYGADGTLCWSRFAQIRAELMKRVRDLRHPKRILFCTDYCPDCGNRSFYDLEADQYCC, from the exons ATGAAGATGAGCATCCGGACTCCACCCAGACTCCTGGAGCTGGCGGGGCGGAGCCTGCTGAGGGACCAAGCCTTGGCCATGTCCACCCTGGAGGAGCTGCCCACAGAACTTTTCCCCCCACTGTTCATGGAGGCCTTCAGCAGGAAACACTGTGAGGCCCTGAAGCTGATGGTGCAGGCCTGGCCCTTTCGCCGCCTCCCTCTGAGGCCTCTGATAAAGATGCCTTGTCTGGAGGCCTTCCACGCTGTGCTCGATGGGCTTGATGCACTGCTTACCCAAGGGGTTCGTCCCAG GAGATGGAAACTtcaagtgctggatttacaggatGTCTGTGAGAACTTCTGGATGGTTTGGTCTGAAGCTATGGCCCATGGGTGCTTCCTCAATGCCAAGAGGAACAAAAAAGCAGTGCAGGACTGTCCAAGGATGAGAGGACAGCAGCCCTTGACTGTGTTCGTAGAACTTTGGCTCAAGAACAGGACTCTGGATGAATACCTCACCTACCTCCTTCTATGGGTCAAACAGAGGAGAGATTTACTACACCTGTGCTGTAAGAAGCTGAAAATTTTGGGAATGCCCTTCCGCAATATCAGAAGCATCCTGAAAATGGTGAACCTAGACTgtatccaggaggtggaagtgaATTGCAGGTGGAAACTGCCCATCCTGACACAGTTTACCCCATACCTGGGCCACATGAGGAATCTTCAGAAGCTCGTTCTCTCCCACATGGGTTTCTCTCGCTACGTTTCCCCAGAGCAGAAGAAGGAGATTGTTACCCAGTTCACCACTCAGTTCCTCAAGCTGCGCTGCCTCCAAAAGCTTTATATGAACTCTGTTTCTTTCCTCGAAGGCCACCTGGACCAGCTGCTCAG CTGTCTGAAGACCTCGTTAAAGGTCCTCACAATAACTAACTGTGTGCTTTTGGAATCAGACTTGAAGCATCTATCCCAGTGCCCGAGTATCAGTCAACTAAAGACCCTGGACCTGAGTGGCATCAGACTGACCAATTACAGTCTTGTGCCTCTCCAAATTCTCCTAGAAAAAGTTGCAGCCACCCTCGAGTACCTGGATTTAGATGACTGTGGCATCATAGACTCCCAAGTCAATGCCATCCTGCCTGCCCTGAGCCGCTGCTTTGAGCTCAACACCTTCAGCTTCTGTGGAAATCCCATCTGCATGGCCACCCTGGAGAACCTGCTGAGCCACACAATCATACTCAAAAACTTATGCATGGAGCTGTATCCTGCCCCGCGGGAGAGTTATGGTGCAGATGGTACTCTCTGCTGGAGCAGATTTGCTCAAATTAGGGCTGAGCTGATGAAGAGAGTGAGGGACTTAAGGCACCCCAAGAGGATCTTGTTCTGTACTGACTACTGCCCTGACTGTGGCAACAGGTCATTTTATGACCTGGAGGCAGATCAATACTGCTGTTGA